The Henckelia pumila isolate YLH828 chromosome 2, ASM3356847v2, whole genome shotgun sequence genome includes a window with the following:
- the LOC140879339 gene encoding cytochrome P450 704C1-like — protein MGSLLFVSSVAFLVISSSFATKSYLLTFLGLPFYVVLGFIVSSLVFYVGEVVSGVGRPPVAGHMLNQLIHFKRLFDCQIPLASKYHTFRLLADSHSEVYTVDPDNVKHILKTNFRNYGKGDYHCDILKDLFGDGIFAVDGDKWRYQRKLASYEFSTKMLRDFSSDVFRSNAAKLADKICEETQVELQDLLMKTTMDSMLKVGFGVDINTLSGSDETGNRFIKAFDDSNVIIYWRYVDVLWRIKRSLNIGLERNLKNNIKIIDNFVYRLIQRKRDQMKTEQGSKEDILSRFLKSEEENMSDKYLRDIIPSFITAGKDTSANTLTWFFYMISKHRLIQEKVAMEVKSAIDVDAADRLSVEEFVFKLTNSAIDRMQYLHSALTETLRLYPAVPLDGKFASEDDILPDGNKIKKGDGVAYMPYAMGRMVYIWGEDAEEFRPERWLQNGVFQAESPFKFTAFQAGPRVCLGKEFAYRQMKILAATLLFFFRFELVDGDEDATYRTMFTLHKDKGLNLHAVRR, from the exons TCTTGGGATTCATTGTATCATCACTTGTCTTTTATGTCGGAGAAGTGGTCTCCGGTGTGGGTCGACCACCTGTGGCTGGACATATGCTGAATCAACTCATACATTTCAAAAGACTTTTTGATTGTCAAATTCCTTTGGCAAGTAAGTACCACACTTTCCGTTTGCTTGCGGACTCGCACAGCGAGGTTTACACTGTTGATCCAGATAATGTGAAGCACATCTTGAAAACCAATTTCCGCAACTATGGCAAG GGGGATTACCATTGCGACATACTGAAAGATCTATTCGGGGATGGGATATTTGCCGTGGATGGAGACAAATGGCGCTACCAGAGAAAACTTGCAAGCTACGAGTTCTCAACCAAAATGCTCAGAGATTTCAGCAGCGATGTTTTTCGATCTAATGCTGCTAAATTAGCTGACAAGATTTGTGAAGAAACTCAAGTTGAATTACAG GATTTGTTGATGAAGACAACAATGGACTCGATGCTTAAGGTGGGGTTTGGTGTAGATATCAACACCCTCTCGGGTTCGGATGAAACTGGCAACCGGTTTATTAAAGCTTTCGACGATTCCAATGTTATCATATACTGGAGATACGTAGATGTTCTGTGGAGGATCAAAAGATCTCTTAACATTGGCTTGGAAAGAAATCTCAAGAATAACATCAAGATCATTGACAACTTTGTTTACCGATTGATCCAACGCAAACGAGACCAGATGAAAACCGAACAG GGTTCAAAAGAAGACATACTATCGAGATTTCTCAAGAGTGAAGAAGAAAACATGAGCGACAAATATCTGAGAGACATAATTCCGAGCTTCATAACAGCTGGAAAGGACACTTCTGCGAACACGCTTACTTGGTTCTTTTACATGATAAGCAAACATCGCTTGATTCAAGAAAAGGTGGCTATGGAAGTGAAATCAGCTATTGATGTTGATGCTGCTGATAGATTATCTGTCGAAGAATTCGTATTCAAATTAACCAACTCGGCCATTGATAGGATGCAATATCTACACTCAGCTCTTACAGAAACTCTCAGGCTGTATCCTGCTGTTCCTCTG GATGGGAAGTTTGCAAGTGAAGATGACATTCTTCCAGACGGGAACAAGATAAAGAAAGGAGATGGGGTGGCTTACATGCCATATGCAATGGGAAGAATGGTGTATATTTGGGGAGAAGATGCGGAGGAATTCCGGCCCGAAAGATGGCTCCAAAATGGTGTTTTTCAAGCAGAAAGCCCTTTCAAATTCACTGCATTTCAG GCTGGGCCTCGAGTTTGCTTGGGGAAGGAATTTGCTTACAGGCAAATGAAGATACTTGCAGCCactcttctcttctttttcagATTCGAACTCGTGGACGGAGACGAGGACGCAACTTATCGAACCATGTTTACGCTTCACAAGGATAAAGGGCTGAATTTGCATGCAGTTCGCCGATGA